The Sesamum indicum cultivar Zhongzhi No. 13 unplaced genomic scaffold, S_indicum_v1.0 scaffold00109, whole genome shotgun sequence genome contains the following window.
TGGAGGGGTTGGGATACTCACCCAATGTATTCACTTATACTATCTTAATAGATGGGTATTGCAATGCTAAAAGACTAGATGATGCGTTTAGGCTTATTGACAAAATGAAGGCCAGGAATGTGAGGCCGAATGATGCAACATATAGGTCACTGATCAATGGAGTATTTCGTTCTGTGCCTCCAAACGAGGCTTTTGAATCATTACTGAGATGGGTGAATAGGGAGCGCAGTCTTCCTAAAGTGGTTTATGATAGTATAGTTTATTGCCtctgtaataattatttacctaAGCATGCAGCTATATTTTTGAGAACAGCTGATGAACAAGGTTATGTTCCTGATAGTTTGATAGCTAACATCGCTCTGTCTTGTTTGGTTAAAGGATTGGATCTTGAGGAATCTTGTCGGATGTTTGAGTTTTTCATTAACCGTGGGGTGAAGGTGGATTTAAGTCCTTGTCTGTCACTTGTTGAGGTTCTGTTCAAATTAGGAAGAGAAGGGGAGGGCAATCGATATTTAAGTTGGATACTCCAGGAAGGACTTGTCACAAATGTCTTCTCATATAACATGCTGATCGATTGCTTTTGCAAAGCTAACATGATGGACAGAGCAATAGAAAATTTAGGAGTGATGTCTGAAAGAGGTATTCTCCCTAATCTTGTTACTTTCAACACCCTTATTGCAGGGTATTGTAAGGCTCGGGATGTACACAAGGCACGAGAAATGCTAGTGATGCTCTTAGGTCATGGTTTTAAACCAGATTTGTTCACTTTCAATTCAATAATTGATGGCCTTTGCCAGGTTAATCAGATTACTGATGCTTTTGATTGTTATTTGGAAATGGTGGAGTGGGGAATAACTCCGAATGCTATCACATATAATAGCTTAATCCGTTCAGTGTGCATCTCTGGACATGTCAGAGCAATGGAACTACTGAGAAAGATGCAACTTGATGGAATACAGCCTGATCTTTATACTTTTAATGCTCTAATACAAAAGtattgcaaaattaataaaattgataaggCAAAGAGGATTCTAGCAAGCATGTTAAAGCTGGACTTGCGTCCTGATAATTTCACCTACATTGCTTTTATTAATGCATTTTGTGAATCCGGGAGATTTCTTGAAGCTAAAGAGTTGTTTTCTTCAATGGAGGCAAATGGTTGTCAGCCTGATGCTTATGCGTGCAATTCATTCATTGATGCCTTAATCAAGTCAGGAAGATTTCAAGAAGCCCAAGATGTATGGTTGAAATACAAAGAGAAGGGAATTACATTGAAACCGATGCCTGTTAAATCTGGTGCTTTGGTTGGTTGATCATTGCATCAAAGAGTTTCACAAGTTGGCTTTGCTCTGTGAATCATATGGCTTTGGGTGCTGCTGTTGCTTATACATGTACTTCATTCATGGATGTGGCAGATCCTCGAGAAACCCAAGATGTATGGTTGGAATTCTAAGAGAAGGTCTTGGTGCTGAAGTCAATGCCTGTTTTAGTTGCTTAGTTGTTTATCAAAGTGATTCACAAGCTTCAGTAAGTTTGCATGGGTTTGGACATCATGGAGGTATGCAATTATGTACCCCGAAATACTCTTTGCCTTTTATGGTTTCTTCTGTTTTGAGCTTTAACACTGGTTGCTTATCTGAGTTTTTGTTTGAGATGGTTACTGAGTCCATATAATGTTCAGTATGCTATGTGCATTCTTGATTAAAGAATTTGAAGCGCTCCATTTGCTGGAGTGGTTATTATTTACCTCCAGAGAATAATAGGAAATTACACACTTTTTAATCACAGAACAGCCACTTTTCACAAATGTAAGCCAACTACCTTCTTAAAATAGTGTTTACCATGGGAATCTCAACTGTTAGTCTAGAATGTCCAATCTCGTACATTATGACATTTTGATAATCAACAATATTTGATGATGAGTACTTGCTGACCTAGTATGTTTATAGAAGATACTGATATTTTTCTCATGTGTTATCAGGACATTCTTCTCTATGGGGAGTGTCTAGTTCTCCAATGATGAAACAAGAGCAATTGAAGAGTTCTGCTCGAAGACTCCAACTGGTATATATCTAAGCAATCTTAGTGTGATGCTTCAATGGGCCTGGTGGTTTTTCAGGTCAGTATTTGAACTCTATGTTGGCGTGGGGCTTGAAGTTGGGTACATATTTGCAAAATGTTTCATCAGTGGGATTCAGAAGACACAACTGTTCATGTCCGCAAATCGTGGATCCGCATTGCTATTAACCCAGTCCggagaagaaatgaatgctGATTTTCTTTACCATTTCGTTGGTGACCGGACAATCCGCGCATCTAAGCACATGGCAAATCCCTGGAGCGACACATGTTAGCACATCCCACAAGAAGTTCAGACTAGCGTTCATtacttttcaatttatttgttgattCTTTGTTGTACATTACCTTTAAATCTAGGTAACTCCTGAGTAGTTTTAAACAgggaaaatatttgtataaattgttCGAGACTGCTTGCCTTTTGTCAGAACTTCAATGGGCTGTATACACTctgtattttctaataaaattgtaacatTCCACTACTGTtggttaaattttataagtatcTTGATGTTTAGTGAACAAGGGAAGAGAGTTGAGTACAAAACTTTCTAGGTGGTTGCTTCTTGTTTTAAGACGCATTTTTCTCTGAATTGAAATGGTAGAGAAGGTGCTAAGACAGGTTGAAAGCTTTGCCCTTAATAATATATGCGGAGCACTGAATTGGCTATATATGTCAAGTGCTAAATCTTGTACACAAGTTGAGTGTTGATGAGAAATATTCGTCCTTGTTATCTTATACAATTATATGCCAAAATAGACCATTACTTGTACTACATGGTATTGATGAGAGGTTTGATTTGCTGCTGCTTGAAAAAGTATATGAAGTTGGTGAGTGTAGTCCAACCATCCTGTCCTCATTGACACTTCTAACCTTGTCCAGTTATAACCATATTTGAAGCAGATTACCTATAGTTTAccatttttctactttttgaGCCTTCCAGGCTCCTTGTTTCTTGATTGACACTAAATACTTCTGCTATAAGATATGTCATTTGCTTGACAAATATATCTTTTCTGACAGGAAAGCCCTTCCGTATCTGGGCAAAACTTGGAAATAGTCTGTGGttcatatatctatatatgcttaGCCTGAATCTTGCTCTTTAGTGCTGGTGTGTTTAACTCAAGAGTGAAATGGCTTTCTCAGCAACAGCTTATTATTGGCTTCTGGTTTCAGTTCTGATTTACATCTTTGTTTCCTCTTGCAAATCCGGTATGCATAGTCGAACTGTCAGCATTACTTCCAAATCAAAAGAACCGACTTTTTCATATACAGAGATTGATGCTTTCTTGATATTTCTGACAGGACTAGCATTCGAATATCCCCATCTTGGTGCTGCAGGAGTAGTTGCAAACGAGTATTTGCCTCGAGCAGAAAATGAAGGAGAAACAGATCAGTACTTTCCTCAGGCCGGAATCATAGGCACCACTCCTCTCATTTTCAGCAAAGCCCTTGAATGTCTTAGTGACAAATATGTAAGGCTCTTGCCATCGTAgacataaattcttgaaagTACTTCATTACTACCAGACAACTGAATTCAGGCAACCCAACCCATATGCAGATATACAGCAGCTGTGATGAAGCCCACAGGCTCACTCAAAGTGGAGAACTGAATGTGCCACCGGAGTTCACAGATCAATACTGCAACGGGCCATGCCTAACTGAGACGAGCCACGTGCTAGACTGTATCAACGGAATCTTAAAACAGTTTGTATTCATCAACAGGGCGACAGTGAATGATGTACGAGAAGCGATTGAGGGTGGATGTAGCTACGGACCTAAAAGAGGTAAAACGTTGTATGACTTCTGCTTTTCATTCTCTTCTGAATGTTACGGAACGTTCTTCTGAGTGCTTTGAGTTCCTACAGGTAACTTCAATGTGATTGAGCATATTCAAGCTGATGATGCTACCAACAAGATCGTGTCCAAACCTGTAATTTACGCACTTGTGCTGATGGTCATTGGGTGGAGAATGTTGTTCTAATTTATGTTAGGTTTGAGTGTTGGACagtttctttattttgcatgagatggaaatatatgtatacattcCATGAGATGGAAATATATGATATTCTCCATTtgaaattaaaggaaaatatgaaaaagataatttccGTATACTATACAAGATGACTAAAAAATGAACTTGAACGTTCCTAAAATTGATGTTATGCCATTTAGATAATTGCAACATCCATGTTTGAAGTACGCAATTTGAAATCCAATGCATcttaatttacttattaaaaatcaaaatttaaatataacatgCAAAACATGCTTGaggaagggaaaaagaaaaagaaaagacaattATCACGAAAAATCTACAATATACAGAAGACATTTAATTATGCATTTCTGCGTAATTACCCTTCTTGATCTTCATGACAACCAATTTTAACCGCCACTGCTTCTCCAAGAACCTTTCTTCCTTCTGCCAATGGATTCTTTCAAGAACCTCCAAAACACCCTCTTGCAGTCCTCCATAAACCTCTCAAGATCAAGAACTGATTATTTCTTCACGATTCTCTTCACTCTGATTCTCATctgcttcttcttcctcttttccGCCTCTGATAACACCTCTCCCGCCTCTCGGCTTCACTGTTCAGCAAACAAGCCTCCACCACTATCATCGACAGTCTTTCCCGGCGCCCGTTTTGCTTCGAAGAGCTACAGAAGTTGTGCTGTTTCTGCAGCATTTTCTCCTGCCGAAACTTGTCATCAGATTCCAGGAAATGCTGTGGGTTCGGCTTCTGTTGAAGAGGAAACGGATTCTTGCGACGTATTTGATGGTCACTGGGTTGTGGATGAAGATTTCGAGCCCGTTTACAAGCCGGGATCTTGCCCCTTTATCGACGATGCTTTCAATTGTTTCAAGAATGGACGCCCTGATTCAGATTACCTCAGGCTGAAATGGAAACCTCATGCTTGTGAAATTCCAAGGTTTTGACTGTTGTGGTTATTGCTTTGTATTGTCACATGcgtttttgtttcaaattgtTGTTTTTCCTGCGTTTTTGCACTTCATTTTGATGCAAGAATTTGTTGGAAATGAAAGGTTTGATGGGCAGAAAATGCTGAAGATGCTGACGGGGAAAAAGATGGTGTTTGTGGGGGATTCACTGAACAGGAATATGTGGGAATCACTGGTTTGTGCTTTGCGGGAATCGTTGGCTAATAAGAGAAATGTGTTTGAAGTATCAGGCAGGCGCCAGTTCAGAAACCAAGGATTctattctttcaaatttaagGTCAAGAATATAGGATCACTGTTCCTGAAATGGTTTTGAATGAATTCTTCTGGTGCTAATTCATCCTTGTTTTCAATGTGCTTAGGATTTCAACTGCTCGATCGACTTCATCAAATCTCCCTTCCTTGTTCAAGAATGGAAGTTCTCGGACAAGGCTGGAACGCGTAGAGAAACGCTGAGACTGGACATGATGGAAGGCTCTTACAACAGCTACCATGATGCTGATATCATTGTTTTCAACACAGGTCACTGGTGGACTCACCAGAAGACCTTTCAAGGGTAATTCTTGAACACTCACAAACTTAGTCTTTCTGCTTATCCTCTTGCATAAAAAACGGCAAAATTCATTCATTATGAGAGTGTCAGGAAGTACTACTTCCAGGAAGGCAATCATGTCTACAGAAAACTTGAGGTCGCAGATGCATACAAGAAGGCTTTGAGGACATGGGCTCGATGGGTCGATGCTAATATCAACAGCAACAGAACCAGAGTCTTCTTTCGCGGATACTCATCTTCTCATttcaagtaaataaatttcatccaaaattgACTTATTCTGTGTCAAGCTATCAGTTATAAAGTTCTATCTTATGACAACGCAGAGGTGGCCAGTGGAACTCTGGAGGCAGTTGTTATGGTGAGATGAAACCAATAACCAACGAGACTCATCTTGCTCCATATCCATGGATGATGGTAGCCCTGGAGTCCGTGATATCAAAGATGAAAACGCCcgttttttttcttaacataACCAAAATGACGGACTACAGAAAAGACGGCCACCCTTCAATATTCAAGCAATCTGCTTCAACAATTAGGCAAGGGATGTTTCAAGACTGCAGCCACTGGTGCCTTCCTGGGGTTCCTGACTCATGGAATCAGCTTCTTTATGCAGTTTTACTTAAATCCCACAAAAGTCTTGGCAGCATTTCTAGTTACTAAACTCTCTTGAACGCTACACAATTTTCGAAGTTTTTCTATTCATTTTGTGTTTCTTATTTGGATTTGGAAGATAAGGCATAGAAGCTGGACAAGTTATATATAAGAACAactttaattcataatatttccATAACACAACTAAGCTATCTACTGATAGCTTGATACAGTAACCTTAGAACAAGAAACATTTAAAACACCAAGACAAAGCAGACACTAGATAACATGAACACAACCTGACTTAGATTAGACCATGATAAAGACTAAGAAACTCCACACTTAAAAGCTAATTCAATGCATAGTTACTTTGACGGGCTCTTCCTTCTTCACAGAAACAGTAGATTTTGCAGTCGCTTTGGCAGCACTTCCTTGACTTACTTCTTTCTTGACATTCTCAGTCTTAACATTAACAACATGTGGATATGTGAAGCTATAAGGAGCAGTTGAGCCGTGGTTTTTACAACTATAGTCATCGTTGATTCCAGCGCATCCAGTGCAGCAATATTTTGAATCCATTTTCAGCGGCCTTGAATCGACAAAAACAGAAgcgttttcttctcttctttttctgtatGGAAGCAGGAATTTTTGGTGTGGTTTGAACTTTGAACTCTTCAAGCTGAGGGCATTTATAGTGGTGGATAAGCCTTTCAGGTGCTTCCTGGATCATTTACATTGAATGCTGCTTCATGTATCAGCCATGGAATCCAAAAGGCCATGCATGAATCAGGAGATTACAACTCTAGATTAGTCCCAGTCTTGGTACAGTGTATAACTACACTGCTCATTCAACAATATCCAGAGTAACACATGATTCAAATTAGATAAGATAAATCTTAACGGCTCGTTGaaattagtaaatatttttctaaaattaatagtcGTCTATTAGATACCCCTCTTGACACTTCATTTCAAGGGTGCAtgtagttttttaaataaaaaaaaattataattataacaaatatcataaagcaactttgtaatttacccaattaaaattaatatttagccGGCTGAttgaagggtaaaattgaaatttcaagtGTTAAAATCCAATGGAAGTAATATTGGGCTATGTTTATGATCCAAAATAGTCCAAATAGAATTAAGGTAAGCCCCAAGTTATTGAGAACCGAAAGGCCCAATGGGATTCTTTTGGATTGGGCGCCGGGCGGAGTGCTCAAATAAGACAAATATAAATCgataaaattagtttattttatgcttatgAATTAAGCTTCAAATATTTGGTGATTGGCTGATGTTTATGACTCAGAAAGAAATACACACAATGTCGACATATATACGAAGGCTATTTAGCCACTCCTAAACCTCAAAACGACCCAGTTTTACCTTGCTTGCCACCGTGTCTCCCCGCAAAATCGATTCCTGCCTGTACTGTACTGATTTCTCGCCGGAAGTATGAGGCGGCCGGCGTACTCTTCACCGTCGATCAATTTCAGTGCTATGACACGGAAGATCGACGTTGACAATCGGATCTCTCTCCGCAATTACTATCGCATCGCTGACAATCTGCTCAAACAGGTCGGTAGCCTCAACCGCGTATTTACTTGTCTTAATGAATTGGAAGGACGGGAATCGAATTTTTAGAATCAATGCTGGTGGAGAATTTTCGTGTAATAAGTCTAATTCAGCAGATTCCGATGTTGTTTTTAATTGCTCTGttgaattttgtttccatATGTGCTTGAGTTAActgttgttttttttccttaatctTTTAGTTGATAGGAGTTTACTAACAATTCACCTCTTTTTTCTCagatttttttgctaaatttgATTGTGTCTTATTTCCTGGTTCCAATTGGTTCTAGTGAGCTGGTTTCTTTAGTATATAATTGCTTTTAGCAGCATTTGGCGTTTATTACTTCAAATAtgttctcttttatattacattGGTTTACATATATGTGATATTCAATTAGTGTTGAAGGTTTTTGAATATCTAAAGAAATTTAACTTTGTTCCTCAATGACTGATTCTTCAATCATTCTTTCTGCAGGCAAGTATTTACAGGGAggagaaaaatttaatagactTGTACGTTATACTGCTAAGATATTCAAGGTAAAGGCTTAAAAATGCTGATCTGAATTCATTGTTTGTTTAATTACTGAACATACAGCCAGTTACTAATGCTGAGAGATTgtgcaataaattaaaacagttTGGTGTCTGAAACTATACCATACCATCGAGATTACCAGGTTTTATGTTCCAAAGAAAGAAGTTTTTATAAGAAGGTAAGATTGGTTTTCTGGTAATTTCACCTGCTTTTGCATGGCCGACTTGATGAAGGTACTGGGTAATTTTGCTTTGTGTCTTGAATCTTAATGGTGCAGAAACTGCTTGCTGTGCTAGATGAGCTAGAGAATTTAAAGCCAGAAGTGCGCCGTCAGCTAGATGAACTGGAAAAGGTTAACGCCCGAACTCCAATGCATCATGTTGATGGCCCAGACAAGATTTCATATGCCTCTTCTTTGAACAATAAAGCTTCATTAGGCTACAGTAACAAGCCGGTATGGATCAAGATGCTTATTTGCTTATCCATGTTCCCATGGTGAAATTCTTCTGATAATCATtgtaaattaacaataatgGAGATATGCAGCATATCTATGTGTAGTTGTTTTGAGTATCTAGAAAAAGTTTTAAGCTGACAGCAAAGACAGGACcagattaattatttaataaaacaggaTGTTTTAGTGCTTTGTAACTAAGTACTTAAAGCAGCTTCGTTTTAGGAAGGTCAGAAAGTAAAGCAGAAATTTCTGGGGAACTAAGATAAGATGTAGGAAGATTCCCTTTTTGGGTTAGATAATAAGATTTTCCCTAAGGAGACTGCAGCTTTCAATTTAAGCATGGTGACTCACTTCATACAAAGTATTATATCCATGTACCGCAAGCACAAGAACATTGgttgtgtg
Protein-coding sequences here:
- the LOC105178911 gene encoding putative pentatricopeptide repeat-containing protein At3g16890, mitochondrial — its product is MGRPAYEIEVEEALVSSFYKPVQFCRSRTANSSSIARAPMRKVSSLASRAAPEIQNLAQRINNSNKPTFPRHSKVKPAKSLAQNPVVSFTGKLEFKDTKFDSISALEKRFVSKPIDHRFFSEILLRKDWYLLLNHEFKSQRLNLNTQTVVSILQNQENALCPLRFYVWLSNVSASLARNQSILSALSNSLYRKGPVLLSAELIKEIRSSGCRVNEDLLCALIGSWGRLGLAKYCSEVFEQVSYLGIGPSTRLYNAVIDGLVKSNSLDLAYLKFQQMEVDNCTRDRFTYNILIHGVCKAGVVDEAIRLVKQMEGLGYSPNVFTYTILIDGYCNAKRLDDAFRLIDKMKARNVRPNDATYRSLINGVFRSVPPNEAFESLLRWVNRERSLPKVVYDSIVYCLCNNYLPKHAAIFLRTADEQGYVPDSLIANIALSCLVKGLDLEESCRMFEFFINRGVKVDLSPCLSLVEVLFKLGREGEGNRYLSWILQEGLVTNVFSYNMLIDCFCKANMMDRAIENLGVMSERGILPNLVTFNTLIAGYCKARDVHKAREMLVMLLGHGFKPDLFTFNSIIDGLCQVNQITDAFDCYLEMVEWGITPNAITYNSLIRSVCISGHVRAMELLRKMQLDGIQPDLYTFNALIQKYCKINKIDKAKRILASMLKLDLRPDNFTYIAFINAFCESGRFLEAKELFSSMEANGCQPDAYACNSFIDALIKSGRFQEAQDVWLKYKEKGITLKPMPVKSGALVG
- the LOC105178913 gene encoding uncharacterized protein LOC105178913, coding for MAFSATAYYWLLVSVLIYIFVSSCKSGLAFEYPHLGAAGVVANEYLPRAENEGETDQYFPQAGIIGTTPLIFSKALECLSDKYIYSSCDEAHRLTQSGELNVPPEFTDQYCNGPCLTETSHVLDCINGILKQFVFINRATVNDVREAIEGGCSYGPKRGNFNVIEHIQADDATNKIVSKPVIYALVLMVIGWRMLF
- the LOC105178938 gene encoding protein trichome birefringence-like 4 codes for the protein MDSFKNLQNTLLQSSINLSRSRTDYFFTILFTLILICFFFLFSASDNTSPASRLHCSANKPPPLSSTVFPGARFASKSYRSCAVSAAFSPAETCHQIPGNAVGSASVEEETDSCDVFDGHWVVDEDFEPVYKPGSCPFIDDAFNCFKNGRPDSDYLRLKWKPHACEIPRFDGQKMLKMLTGKKMVFVGDSLNRNMWESLVCALRESLANKRNVFEVSGRRQFRNQGFYSFKFKDFNCSIDFIKSPFLVQEWKFSDKAGTRRETLRLDMMEGSYNSYHDADIIVFNTGHWWTHQKTFQGKYYFQEGNHVYRKLEVADAYKKALRTWARWVDANINSNRTRVFFRGYSSSHFKGGQWNSGGSCYGEMKPITNETHLAPYPWMMVALESVISKMKTPVFFLNITKMTDYRKDGHPSIFKQSASTIRQGMFQDCSHWCLPGVPDSWNQLLYAVLLKSHKSLGSISSY